TCATTTACAAAAACGAGAAGGCCAGGCCGGCACATAACAttaatatatgtgtgtatatatatatatatatatagcctgcAATTCATACGTACATGCATCCTTATTTAACGACGACTAAGCATTCATCCAAAGAAGattaatatagattttatacGCGGATGATCTACGGCCGGCCGCCACATGCATGAATTAATACGTAAGTACGTAGACGACCAATAGATATAATTTTCACCGAGATAGTTTTATTAGACcctttatttcatatatagattaatttATGTACAGTGACACTGAGCAAAGAGAAaagtaattagttttatttatggtttaggaaattaaaacttaaatcaTGTCATCGATGCATATATAACAAACTTAAACGACATGGCATGCGTACGTTTATATAGTTCTGGAAAACTTGAAGGATCGATGGccatatacataatatatatatatatatatatatatatatatatatgtatgacatAATGACATGATACAGAAGATTATAATTTAAGATCAAAGCCAGATGCATGCCAGATGTGGAACGAGATTCGAAAGCTGTGTGCTAAAAATGTTATTATGAATGGTTTATTTAGTAGgcgaattatatatatatatatatgtgtgtgtgtatgagaGTTGTGGTCTGGTGATAAGACGCTGTCCAATCTTTTAAGAGATCTTATTTGCATAGAAAATTGGGCCTTCCTTATTTAAAGGTATCATAAGGCTTGTGCttggtaagttttttttttttatttgttttgtttatatgcTCCATATTTATTTGCTTGCTTTTTCTTACATGTTGTCCTCCCTTGGTTGGTTTTGAGTTAGGTTCTTGTATTTTCTATTGTCATTGTATTTGAATgatttggtaattaaggtttttcTACGCATgggttttggtttctttttatctCCCATGCATCAGTTTGTAATCACGGTTTTCTTCCGCTACAAGTGAggactttttaaataaaattagagtactgtcatattcttaatatatatatatatatataagagcaaCTTCTTTCCcatatatacataatacatatatatattatatttatatatatatttctcttcgATCAGTTGACTAcggaatatttatttatataagatgatgaccttttttttttatctggttTTAATTCAGCTATCTATGAATcagtgtattaatatataatttttgtaatatttataattgcagtaataggaaaattaaaatattaatatattttatgtagaagATTTTTACATCAATAATGTACTGTACGTTACATGTACGAATTAAATTAATGacttacaaataattattttaaaatgattttagataagtAAAGCTTTCTAATGCAAAGATTAAGCCGTACCAATTACAAAATGTGACTCGCCatgtattaatatgtttttGAGAATAAAAACTTTTTTCTAATGTACGTAGGCGTATGCAAGTGCGTCAGCGTCACCATCTCCCCCTTGACTTTCTGTCTACCTCTACCTGATCAGTACGTAACTGCCTCGAGCAAAACCAAAAGGTTAGCACTACGGCTACCGCTAGTTTCCTCCCAGCTGTTTctattgttggttttttttttttaatatatatatatttttaacatttttaaatttttttaaaaaagtttataatattattaaaaaatacttacttaataatttagtaaaagtaaaaaataaaaaaaggtatgGCCTAAGCAtttcccaaaataaaataattaagacaTAATCAAATTCCAACACGTGtgcctttttttatttattattatttttataatatgttttttgtgtttatttatatttttttgtaggcTGAGCGATGCGACTCattctataaaattatatattttaaaattattttttaatttattttattttatttaaattaattgaattattttatttatcatctatatattacatatttatgataaaaaaattacaataaatataatatatagtgtataaatatgataaatagattATCGACTGTCTAATCATGATCATCAAGATTGATTGATAATAaatttcttgagaaaaatttaataataagacAATattcacatatacatatatatggtaacacaaaagttatatattttttttaaaaaataattaattgaaataTAGTAATACCAGCTTGTGTGTTATAAATTGTGCAGAGGTAAAAACGGATCAATCAAGCATCGATCCTGGCGTTAACTTTTCcaagaaaaaatgataaagttATGGCATTGGTCCAAACTAGCCACTGAGGTGGGAGTACATGTATACCGTTGTAAGTGCAGTATATTATGATCACAGGCTACTTTAATTAGTGACTTTagtaataaataacaaaaggCCAGGTCGACGTAGACTTAAAGCACATTGCTTTGCGTACACGGGTCCAGTACTTAGTACCATTAATGTTTCCTAACTTTGGTGGCAAAATGTCAAAAAGCTTGCGTcgctttcattttccaagcagAAGAAAATGACTATCAGTAGTATATGagtatattttcacaaaattccTTTAGGgttgtagaatttttttatcattaaacgACTAACGATAagttttatgattaaaaaaaaaaatactacagaGAATTTACTAACTTATTTATTGTCATTTTGTGCTTCATTCCAATTCGTacaagtttttataaaaattccacGCGCGTGGTATTTgactgctttttttttttttttttattgtaaattatgtactttttcttcttcaaattagttatcttttaataatttatttattaaactaTTAAAATTCTCATAGTTGCATAAATGGAGAACAGAAGTCATTGAAAAATGTATCACATGATATGATTTAAGGGTTGGATGTTGAGGAACGGAAAAAGTAAAGGAGAAATGGTAATTTGAGTGTTTTATCATCTTTGAACAATTACTTTTGCACATAAAAAAATCCAAtctcattagtttttttatttcttttatttttttattcaccaCGTTCAAAGATAGCAAGGTAAGAAATCTAAAGATTCTTCTCCATAGATCTTTGTCTATGGGCAGCCGGAAGATCTTTGTCTATCGGTAAGTGTCTACCGATAGAACTGACCGattagaaaaaatctaattataagaataattgtatattaatatttgattggttaaaaaatagattttattaaaaataatactaatttaaaatttaaatataaaaaaattaatattaatacacagattaatacgcgactttacttaAACGTAATAAAACTCGACcgattattataaatatttttttttcatttattttaaacattagaataataatttaataattttttaacagaaaaaaataaacacaccCATCCGAGCAAGAATAATGATAGCTTTACCACTATTTTACCACTcttttatcactttttttaattttttaattttttaattttttttaaaatttttcttttacttaatgattaagcaagtaactatcactaaaattatatattttttaaattttttcttaatgactaaggatattaaaaaaatacttaaaagaaaatgataaaaaattaaatacactaTAGTGGTAAAATAATGGTAAAAGTGTGGTAAGTTTATCATTACCCTCCGAGCAATTAATTCATGCCCAATTTCCAAAGCGGATTCAGGTCGGCTTAAAACTTCGTGCAGGCCATtcctatgaatttttttttttttttgtcttttcttacACTCAAATTAttgaggaatatatatatatttaaaaaaattatatcttcaATAATATTACAAGTTCTATTACATAAAACTAATGAGCTTAGTTATCAtaattcaaaaccatatttattttatcagtaATTTGACAGTAAATATTTACGGTGTCtatagttttttctttattattgaaAAGGGTTGGTGGGGGGCATGATTGGATGCAAGGTGTGCCACGTGGTTGACATGAAATTAGGTCTCACATCGGCAAACCGACCGTAGTCTATATACTGCTCAGCTCCTGTCCCATTCTGCTGGCCCTTAGTAAAACTAGAATTGAAAGCCAACATAATGAGATTTCTATGATCTGAATAAGACCTATGGAGATCATCAAATATTGCTACTCCTCCTGGCCTTCACATGTACGTGCGCTCACAGCTGCATCCAACATGTTAATTAATACAGAACCAGGCAGCTTATAAGCGAACCCTCTCATGAATCCAACATCCATGAGCTGATCTCTGCCGCGCGCTCTAATATTGCAACCCTGAGAGGATGCACGCATGTAGAACACTCGATCTGcttataattcatatataataaGAGCTTATTTACATGAGAAACAAgcacaataatttaaatttagattttttccaATTTGATATATCAGCAGTATAGAAACTACCGTTGACACAAACCAGCAAATATAAATTGTATCCTCACGTACGTTATCTAGTTGACAGATAGATCATTTGAAAAGGAATGCAAGCTTAGTAAGACAGTCTTAAAAGTTGTCTCCTAAAATTATATAGAAAGATGCAAATACAGGTTTAGAGAGATTCGAACTCTGCAAAATCAAGTCATTTGCTTATGTTGAGTATCCTTGTATAGCCAGATTGCTGGGCTGAGATGGATAACTTAAACGAGAAAGATTAATCGGAGAGAAGAGTCCGGCGGTGTAAAACGTCTTTGCATTCTCCTTAAGGTGAGGCTTTATGTGGTGTACTACAGTTCTTGTCCCGGAGTGGGTCCCAGAAACCCACCCCATCGTCATTAATGACGCTTTCCCAGAGAGTATAAAGTCAAACATGATCATCTCCCTCGGCATATGTTCATCCGAGTTTATTTTAATACGCTAGACTTGTCCACATGCTACTAATCTACTGACCACCTCTTGTTTCGCCAACTCTGGCCTTTCCCTCGAGCACGCACACGCACACGCACACGCACACTTATATATAGGTTACCCACATTAATTTGTTTCCTTGCGAGGGATGGAGGATCACGCCCTTCGGAAAGCAAGTAAAGGGTAGTCTGCAGTCACAACTTCCTGACTTGGTCCGCGAATCTTACTGCTGTTTGCTTCCCaggaaaaagtagaaaaatggGAAAGGAAAAAGGCAGCGTCGTCGTGAAGAAGGAGAAGGGCTCCATACGCTCTATGTTCATGCATGCGGACGGTGTAGACTTGTTGTTGATGGCTTTTGGGATCCTTGGATGCGTTGGCGATGGGTTCTCTACGCCACTGGTGTTGTATATCAGTAGCAAGTTAATGAACGATATCGGCGGTGTGTCAATTTCGTTATCACAGAGTTTTCAGCATAACATCAATAAGGTATGCATTTGTCCCTGTCTCTCATACTTGCACGTACGCACGCGTGGATACGCACACCTACAAAAAAAGCTAATTGGGTTTGGTTTTGTTGGGTGACAGAATGCGGTGGCTATGATGTACTTGGCTTGTGGGTCATTCGTAGCTTGTTTCCTAGGTGGGTTGCACTGTgggaatgattttttttgtatatcTAGCTAGGATTTTTCATGGATTTAACGGTGTTTATTAAATTCCTTGCTCACAACAAAAACCAGTGATTGTGAATTATTTtgtcttcttcttgttttgccTAGAGGGGTATTGTTGGACCAGAACAGGTGAAAGACAAGCCGCAAGAATGAGAGCTAGATATTTGAAGGCAGTGTTGCGCCAAGATGTGGGTTACTTTGATTTGCATGTGACAAGCACATCCGAGGTCATCACGAGTGTCTCCAATGATAGCCTCGTAATCCAAGATGCTATAAGCGAAAAGGTCTTTCATTAATTAAAGTCAACAACTTTTCAATAAAGGATCATTTAAAGCTCTTTGATTTTGTAAATTCATTTTGAATCTCTGTTATAATACTTAATTAAATGATATTCATTTCGAATATATAATCAGGTCCCAAATTTCTTGATGAATGCTTCTATGTTCATCGGAAGCTATATAGCAGCGTTCTTATTGCTATGGAGACTAGCCATTGTGGGGTTCCCATTTATTGTGCTTCTAGTAATTCCTGGTCTGATGTACGGAAGGACTCTAATGGGACTGGCGAGGAAGATCAGGGAAGAGTACAATCAAGCGGGCACAATAGCAGAGCAGGCAATATCTTCTATCAGAACAGTCTATGCGTTTGTTGGGGAAAGCAAGACAACGGCGGCGTTCTCTGCAGCTTTGCAAGGGTCGGTGAAGTTGGGGCTGAGTCAGGGCTTGGCTAAAGGCTTGGCCATCGGAAGCAACGGCGTTGTTTTTGCTATTTGGTCTTTCATGTCTTACTACGGTAGTAGACTTGTCATGTACCATGACGCCAAAGGTGGGACCGTTTTCGTTGTCGGTGCTGCCATTGCCGTTGGTGGATTGTAAGAATATTTGTCCTTTAATTATTTGCTCAAtctaattaataactttatcGCAGTACTtgttgcatttaaaaaaaaattccaagtgGGTAGCTTCTTATATGATTCCTTTTGGATTTCACCGAAGTTAATCGCACTCAttgctttgtttttctttggtCTTGTTGAACAGATCTCTAGGTGCTGGTTTATCCAACTTGAAATACTTCTCTGAAGCAATGTCTGCCGGAGAACGTATACTGGAAGTGATAAAAAGAGTCCCCAAGATTGACTCCGACAACATGGAAGGCGAGATCTTGGAGTGTGTCTCAGCTGGAAGCGTGGAATTTAAACATATTGAATTCGCATACCCATCAAGACCCGAGAGCATTATCTTTAAAGATTTCTGCTTAGAGATTCCAGCAGGAAAGACTCTTGCTTTGGTGGGAGGGAGTGGCTCGGGAAAATCCACAGTGATAGCACTGTTGCAGAGGTTTTATGACCCACTTGGAGGAGAGATACTTCTTGATGGGGTTGCCATTGATAAGTTGCAGCTCAGGTGGCTAAGGTCGCAGATGGGATTGGTGAGCCAAGAGCCCGCACTTTTTGCAACCACCATCAAGGAAAACATACTTTTCGGCAAGGAGGATGCTACAGAGGAAGAGGTTATCGAGGCTGGCAAAGCTGCCAACGCTCACAATTTCATTTCTCAGCTCCCTCACAGATATGATACTCAGGTAATTGGCGGTTCTGCTTGTCTCCTTTAACTCAAAATTacttttaactatttttatataaatccgAATTTGTACTTTGTCCCGAACAGACATATATTCgaataatattttgtaagcTACTCGTCGATAATCAAATACCGCACatcacattttaattttaaaaaattaattttatttttttaaactaattaaatttttttactcattatttatacattatatatttaataaaataaaagttaaaaattatatataatatatgatgtatgaaaataataaatagaatttttctaaaatataatcCAAGAAGccttgaaaatataataaaaataattattacggGATTTCTTTTTCAAGAAAGACATAATTCAAGAAAGCTAGATACGCGGATTTCCTTCAACAAAAACTTCTATCTCGCTCGATCGGTTTAAATTCgaaaagtatttcatctcatctaattttattattataattttttaaaatttttacacaaaatataataaataattcaatttttttaaattttaaaataataataatattaaaaaaataatattttatttaatatttatcattaatCTAAAACCTCTAGTCTAATCTGCGAATCCCAACCAGCCATTTCTAGTAGTTCGAACCCCAACATCATGCATATATAGTTTTAATTTGCTCAAAAGTCaaaaatatggttttgatgATTGCATTACGAGTGTTGGATTCTTGTtatatctttatattaattaatctgAATATTAATCtgttgtctttttgttttttattgtcAACCTACTATCTACAATATTCGTTGTTGTTAGCTATGCTAGATGTTGACCTCACAggaaacatggtttaaaaaccgcaatgattttttgtttttattactatatattttaaatcttagATTCATCTGTCTACATCCTAATATAGAAGGGCCAACCATgattaattagttatttttcaataaaataagaactaattaaatatattaaaaattgtaGGATTAGGAGCAAATATATGTCGACCTATTCTGATGTTACTACTTTCTACTTCAGTTAGTTATCTATCACGAAACTAAAACCCAGAAGATTAACTAAAAACCCTCCACGAAAATCGATCAGGTTGGTGAGAGAGGTGTTCAAATGTCGGGAGGCCAGAAGCAGAGGATCGCCATTGCGCGAGCAATAATCAAGAAACCCAGAATCCTACTCCTAGACGAGGCCACAAGCGCATTAGACTCAGAATCCGAACGGGTTGTCCAGGAAGCCCTTGACAAGGCAGCCGTTGGCCGCACCACCATTGTCATTGCTCACCGTCTGTCCACCATTCGAAATGCAGACGTGATTGCTGTCGTCCAAAATGGCCAAGTCATGGAGACAGGGTCACACGACGAGTTGAACCAAATCGAAGATGGCCTTTACACTTCCCTTATCCGTCTTCAACAGACCGAAAAACAAAAGGGTCCAGAAGATCATCTAGTCAATTATGTTAATTCATCCTACATATCAAATGTGGACATGAATAACACCAGCAGCCGCAGGCTCTCCATGGTGAGCAGGTCCAGTTCTGCCAACTCGGCAGCGCCAAGTCGAGCTTCACTTGCTGGAGATCAAGACAGTATAGATGACAAAAAATTTCCGGTACCATCGTTTCGGAGATTGCTAGGTTTGAATCTCCCGGAGTGGAAGCAGGCATGCTTAGGGTGTTTCGGTGCTATATTGTTTGGTGCGGTTCAACCTTTGTATGCATTCGCAATGGGATCAATGATATCAGTGTACTTTCTGACAAGCCACGATGAAATTAAGGACAAGACAAAAATATACGCACTATGTTTTCTTGGATTGGCTGTGTTCTCGCTGCTAATTAATGTTATCCAGCATTATAATTTCGCCTACATGGGAGAGTACTTGACGAAGAGGATTAGGGAGAGGATGCTTTCCAAGATACTCACTTTTGAAGTTGGGTGGTTCGATGAGGATGAGAATTCTAGTGGTGCCATATGCTCTAGACTCGCCAAGGATGCCAATGTggtaagtatatatatacttttcttCATTTCTGAAAACAACGATGACATGAGCTCACACAACCCTTAAATAAATCACCAGTTTAAGACGAGGCAACCCGTCCTAATGAAAGCCAAGACACCGTAAATAAATGCGAGATAAgcattataaataaatagttttgctatatacaaacacagtcgcgtactaatctgtgtatcaatattgattcattcacacttaaaatttaaattaatactgttttcaataaaatctactttttaactaatcatatcatattgatacataaattaatatataattgtacttgcaactataattttttcataaataaaacttgCATATTTTATGTGATTGATCTACTTGGACCAAATTGGCAGGTGAGATCTTTAGTGGGTGACAGGATAGCCCTCATCGTACAAACCTTCTCCGCTGTAGTGGTCGCTTGCACCATGGGCTTGGTCATTGCATGGAGGCTTGCCATTGTCATGATAGCCGTCCAGCCCATCATCATAGTTTGCTACTACACTCGGCGGGTCCTACTCAAAAGCATGTCCAGCAAAGCCATCAAAGCCCAAGACGAAAGCAGTAAACTCGCTGCTGAAGCTGTTGCTAACCTTCGAACTGTCACTGCCTTCTCATCCCAAGACCGAATCCTAAAAATGCTTGATAAGGCCCAAGAAGGTCCACGACTAGAGAGCATAAGACAGTCGTGGTACGCAGGTGTTGGGCTTGGCGCCTCTCAAAGCCTCACAACTTGCACTTGGGCTTTAGACTTTTGGTACGGTGGCAAACTTATCTCCCAGGGTTCCATCACGGCAAAAGCTTTGTTTGAGACTTTCATGATCTTGGTGAGCACGGGTCGTGTTATTGCTGATGCCGGAAGCATGACCTCCGACCTTGTCAAGGGCTCAGATGCCGTTGGGTCAGTCTTTGCCGTTTTAGACCGATACACAAGAATTGAGCCCACAGACCCTGAAGGTTACCATGCCGAGAAGATAACGGGCAAAGTGGAAATTCGTGATGTGGACTTTGCATACCCAGCTAGGCCTGACGTGATGATCTTCAAAGGCTTCTCGATGGTTATAGAAGCTGGGAAATCAACAGCGTTGGTGGGACAAAGTGGGTCTGGAAAATCAACTATCATAGGATTAATTGAGAGATTTTACGATCCACTCAAAGGTGCAGTGAAAATTGATGGTAGAGATATAAGGTCATTCCATCTTAGGTCCTTAAGGAAGCACATTGCCCTTGTTAGCCAAGAGCCAACACTATTTGCAGGCACCATTGGAGAGAACATCGCATACGGAGCATCGGATAAAGTCGATGAAACAGAGATCATAGAGGCTTCTAGATTAGCCAATGCTCACAATTTCATTGCTGGCCTAAAGGATGGATATGACACTTGGTGTGGAGACAAAGGGGTGCAGCTCTCGGGGGGACAGAAGCAACGTATTGCAATAGCTCGAGCCATATTAAAAAACCCGTCTGTGCTATTGCTAGACGAGGCGACAAGTGCACTAGATAGTCAGTCGGAGAAAGTAGTGCAAGACGCGTTGGAGAAGGTGATGGTGGGTAGGACGAGCGTGGTGGTGGCACATAGATTGAGCACCATAAAAAACTGTAATAAGATTGCAGTATTGGAAAAGGGGAGGGTGGTGGAGATGGGGACGCATTCATCTTTGTTAGAGAAGGGCCCCAATGGAGCTTACTACTCGCTAATCAGTCTCCAAAGGACCCCGAGTACTGATATTAGCCGCCCCTTCAACTGAAGTACTTGCATGCAATCATGAGGACCGGCTTCCTATTTAAACCTCCTTTTTTGGTCGGTGAATTAATTAAACACCCAACCCCATGATCAtcatttgcatgcatgcatggcagccCATcatgttgcatgcatgcatgaccttgatcaatatcttcttctttttttcttgtactACTCCATCTATCTTTATGATCTGCAAACGTACGTAACACACGaggagataaaaaaaagtttgctTCAGAATgcaacagatatatatatatatatatattctcttttCCATGCAAAATGTAAACTttgcacctatatatatatatagatcgacCAGGGGTAAAAGGTGTGCTGCTTTAGAATGCAAGacacttttgttttttcttctttcttttaaagATGTAAAACTAATTGTGACCTTGATTTCAAGTCTAAGTAGCCTAGCAAATCTGGGACTACGGTACCGATCCATGGTACGCGGAATAATGTGGAAGTATGAATTGAG
This is a stretch of genomic DNA from Carya illinoinensis cultivar Pawnee chromosome 3, C.illinoinensisPawnee_v1, whole genome shotgun sequence. It encodes these proteins:
- the LOC122302519 gene encoding ABC transporter B family member 15-like is translated as MGKEKGSVVVKKEKGSIRSMFMHADGVDLLLMAFGILGCVGDGFSTPLVLYISSKLMNDIGGVSISLSQSFQHNINKNAVAMMYLACGSFVACFLEGYCWTRTGERQAARMRARYLKAVLRQDVGYFDLHVTSTSEVITSVSNDSLVIQDAISEKVPNFLMNASMFIGSYIAAFLLLWRLAIVGFPFIVLLVIPGLMYGRTLMGLARKIREEYNQAGTIAEQAISSIRTVYAFVGESKTTAAFSAALQGSVKLGLSQGLAKGLAIGSNGVVFAIWSFMSYYGSRLVMYHDAKGGTVFVVGAAIAVGGLSLGAGLSNLKYFSEAMSAGERILEVIKRVPKIDSDNMEGEILECVSAGSVEFKHIEFAYPSRPESIIFKDFCLEIPAGKTLALVGGSGSGKSTVIALLQRFYDPLGGEILLDGVAIDKLQLRWLRSQMGLVSQEPALFATTIKENILFGKEDATEEEVIEAGKAANAHNFISQLPHRYDTQVGERGVQMSGGQKQRIAIARAIIKKPRILLLDEATSALDSESERVVQEALDKAAVGRTTIVIAHRLSTIRNADVIAVVQNGQVMETGSHDELNQIEDGLYTSLIRLQQTEKQKGPEDHLVNYVNSSYISNVDMNNTSSRRLSMVSRSSSANSAAPSRASLAGDQDSIDDKKFPVPSFRRLLGLNLPEWKQACLGCFGAILFGAVQPLYAFAMGSMISVYFLTSHDEIKDKTKIYALCFLGLAVFSLLINVIQHYNFAYMGEYLTKRIRERMLSKILTFEVGWFDEDENSSGAICSRLAKDANVVRSLVGDRIALIVQTFSAVVVACTMGLVIAWRLAIVMIAVQPIIIVCYYTRRVLLKSMSSKAIKAQDESSKLAAEAVANLRTVTAFSSQDRILKMLDKAQEGPRLESIRQSWYAGVGLGASQSLTTCTWALDFWYGGKLISQGSITAKALFETFMILVSTGRVIADAGSMTSDLVKGSDAVGSVFAVLDRYTRIEPTDPEGYHAEKITGKVEIRDVDFAYPARPDVMIFKGFSMVIEAGKSTALVGQSGSGKSTIIGLIERFYDPLKGAVKIDGRDIRSFHLRSLRKHIALVSQEPTLFAGTIGENIAYGASDKVDETEIIEASRLANAHNFIAGLKDGYDTWCGDKGVQLSGGQKQRIAIARAILKNPSVLLLDEATSALDSQSEKVVQDALEKVMVGRTSVVVAHRLSTIKNCNKIAVLEKGRVVEMGTHSSLLEKGPNGAYYSLISLQRTPSTDISRPFN